TATCCGCTGCGGGCGGAACCGCTGTTGGTGTAAAAATTGGTCGGGATAACAGGATTTGAACCTGCGACCTCGTCGTCCCGAACGACGCGCGCTACCAACCTGCGCCATATCCCGAATATCGCAATGCTTTGCGGTACTGAAAAATTATAACGCCGGGATGGGGTGCGTCCCCAAATCGCATTTCACGAATTTGGGGGTGGATTGCTTCATCTACTCGGCTACTTCGGTGATGCGCAGCAGCGTTGCCGAAGGGCGGCAGAAGATTCGCACTGGAGCAAACTTGGAGGTGCCCAGACCGTTGGAAACGTGCATCTTCATCGGACCGAAGTCATGCATGCCCTGCACGCGCTTGCGGTCAATGCCGGAATTAGTCACCAAAGCGTGGGAGCCCGGAAGGCAGATTTGACCGCCGTGGGTGTGGCCAGACAGTGACAATTGGTAGCCGTCAGCGGCGAACTTCTCCAGTACGCGTGGTTCAGGGCTGTGCAGCAAAGCCAGGGCAAGGTCAGCGTCAGGATTCGGTGCGCCGGCAACGTCCGCGTAATCATCCAAATCATGGTGCGGATCATCAACACCCGCGGCAGCAAGGCGCACGTTGCCCACCTGGAACTCATGGGTGGCTTGGTTGGCATCACGCCAGCCGTGCTCCATGAACGCCGCGCGCATGCCGCGCCATGGCAGATCCACATAAGAAGGCTCGCGCTTTGCGCCCCACAAATACTTGAATGGGTTCACAGGACGCGGCGCCCAATAATCATTGGTGCCAAAGACGAATAATCCAGGGCGCTTGAGCAGCGGACCCAATGCGCGCAGGACGTCTGGGACACCGGCGACATCAGAGAGATTATCGCCCGTATTGACCACCAAATCTGGCTCAAGAGCATCAAGTGCGGAAACCCACTCAATTTTTTTCTCCTGGCCTGGAATCATGTGCAGGTCGGAGATGTGCAGCAGCTTGAAGTCCTTCTCACCGCGCAAAGTGCCTGGTTTGAGAAGTGGCACGGTCACTTCCTTGAGCTCGAATTTGGTTAATTCGGAATAGCCCCACGCAAGGGTGGCAAGGCCCGCGATTGCTGGTGTTAGGAGTAATGGCACGATTTTCTTCACGCATCAAGCCTACAGGGGTAAATTAGGAAACTATGAGTCAGTTAAAAGAAACCATCCGTGCAGACCTCAAGACCTCCATGAAGGCTAAAGAAAAAGAGCGCACCGGTGCTATCCGTGCGCTTCTTGCCGCTATCCAGGCAGAAGAAACCACCGGTGCTCGTCATGAAATCACCGATGAAGACGTGTTGAAAGTTATCGCGCGTGAAATCAAGAAGCGCCGTGAGTCCGCGCAGATGTACTCGGATAATGGCCGTCCTGAGTTGGCCGAGGCAGAGCTGTCTGAGGTGCCTTACTTTGAGGCATACCAGCCGGCACAGCTTGATGATGCCGAGGTGGACAAGCTTGTCGATGACGCGATTGCCGAAGTTGGTGCTGATTCCATGGCGCAGATGGGCCAGGTTATGAAGATTGCCTCCGAGAAGGCTGCCGGCGCAGTTGATGGCAAGCGCCTGTCTGATGCAGTGAAAGGCAAGCTCAGCTCCTAAGCCTATTAATTAGGACATCTAATAGCCTTAGGAGTCAGTGGCCGAGGCAAAAAGAGGCAGACACCAGAGATTCTGGGTCTGCCTCTTTTGCTGCTAGATGAGCCTATCTACAACGCTTTAGTTAAAGCCGAATGTCCGGCGTAACTCATTGGTGAAGTTGTCGATATCATCCTGCGAAATCAGCGGTGGCGGATTACTGTTGCCGCCGTTTCCTCCGCCATTGCCGCGGCTATTGCTACCAGAATCATCGTCATCATCATCCGAGTCACTTCCGTCGCCCGAATTATTGGAGGCTGGCGCGGCATAGCCTGAACCGTCGGAAACCTGCAGAGTAATCTCCGCGCCGTCGGAGAGCCCATCGGTGCCAGTCAGTGCACGAACCACGGTGCCAGAACGCTGAGTATCTGGAACGGAAATGACGCGAACCTTGTAGCCCTCATCCTCCAGGATGCGGCGGGCATCGCCTTCGCTGCGGCCACGCAGAGAATCCATCAACTCAGAAGACTTGCCGTCATCATAAGCACGGTCATAATCCGGAATGGTTCCTTCGGTCGCGGTCTGCAGCTGCGTTGCCATGCCGAAAAAGGAGCGTGCTGGCTCAGTACCGCCGAAGAGTGAACCATCACCACACTGGCGAACCGGGCTGGTACACAGTGGGGTCGTGGTGGTGCCGTCGTTGTAAATGTACGGTGCGGCCGACAGACCAGAGTTGAAGCCCAAGAATGCTGCAGACTGGTTGGACTCGGTGGTACCGGTCTTCGCGGCAATCTCACCATTCCAGCCCATCTGGTTTGCAGCGGCTGCTGCAGTGCCGTGACCAGCATCCGCCGTCATGGCATTGGTCAAAGCATCCGCAGCGTCACTATCCATGACCTGCTCACATGGAGTGGACTCCACATAAACCTCATGGCCATTGCGGTCGGTAATGCCGGTGACTGGATTCGGTTCACACCAGGTGCCGTGCGATGCCAATGTTGCACCAACATTGGATAGCTCCAGTGGGTTTACCGCTGTTGGCCCCAGGGTGAAAGAACCCATTGGGGCTGCCTTAGCGAACTCCGCCAGGGAGTATTCATCGTTATAAGTGCCCTCATCGTCATAAGTACGCAGGCCCAGCTTGACCGCCATATCGACGGTAGCCTCGATGCCTACCTGTTCTTCCAACTGGATGAAGGTGGTGTTTGGTGAGTGTGCCAGCGCATCCTCAAAAGTCATGCGCGCCTGGTAGGTACCAGCATTTTCAACGCAGTAGCGGTTCGCAGGACAGTTCTCTGCGCCGCCGTGGCCCAGGCCCTCAGCGTCATAACGGGTAGGAACATCCAGCATGTTCTTAATGCCGTAGCCCGCTTCCACAGCGGCAGCAGCGGTAAAGACCTTAAAGATGGAGCCCGCGCCGTTACCCACCATGGAATATGGCTGCGGTAGCAAAGTTTCATTCTGATCCAGGTTCAAACCGTAAGTACGGGAAGAAACCATTGCCAGAACATCGCGGCTGGTCTCAGATGGACGAATCACGTTCACTACCGATGCAACACCAGCAGCATCGAAGGAAGTCTGCGCATTAATGGATTCTTTTGCGCGGTCCTGAATAACAGGATTCAGCGTGGTGTTGATGGTGTAGCCACCGCGTGCAAGCTCGTCTGTGCTCACGCCGCGCTCCTCGAGGTACTCCAGCACGTAGTCACAGAAGAATCCGCGGTCACCAGCGCCAATGCAACCATTCGGCAGAGTCGATGGAGATTCCAAGACGCCCAAAGAATCCGCATTAGCTTCATCAGCCTCGGCCTGGGAGATGTAACCGTTAGACACCATGGACTGCAGCACGGTTGCGCGACGCTTCAGAACTTCTTCCGTATTGGTGTACGGATTCAAGTATTCAGAAGACTGAACCATGCCGGCCAGCATTGCTGATTGTGGCAAAGTTAGCTCATTAGCATTGACGCCAAAGTAGGTGCGAGCTGCTGCTTCAATGCCATAGGCGTGGTTGCCAAAGGGGACAAGGTTGAGGTAATTCGCAAGAATCTCATCCTTTTCCAGAGTGCGGTCAATCTCCGCAGCCATGCGAATCTCACGCAGCTTACGGGTAATGGACTGCTCTGTTGCAGCCTGGCGCTCTTCATCCGATTCAGCATCTACTAGCAAGAGATAGTTCTTCACGTACTGCTGATTCAGCGTAGAAGCACCCTGGGAAACACCGCCGGCCAGCAGGTTAGTGGCCAAGGCACGGAAGTTACCCTGGAAGTCAACGCCTTCGTGCTCATAGAAGCGGTGGTCCTCAATCGAGACAATCGCATCCTTCATCGTCTGCGAAATCTGATCTGGCTCCACCGGGTGACGTCGCTGGTTAAACAGGTAGGCCATGTTGCCGCCATTGCTATCCCGGATGGTTGTTACACCCGGGGTGTTTCCCGCTTCCAGCTCTTCAATGTCTGATTCCATGGCATCAGTTGTTTTGGCGATTGCAACGCCAGAGAGACTAGCCAATGGGGCTAGTGCTACGGCGATGAGCAGGCCAATGATGATCGTTGCCAAAGAGATTCTTCCTAGAGCTTTCACTCCCAATACCCTACAAGGTCTATGCCCGGGAAGAAATACCAAACTCCCCCCTAAAGTGTGACCTGTTAGACAGCTTGCGAATGCTGTGAATACACTTACGGCCAACGCGTGAATACGCTGTGGATAGAGAATGTGTGGCTAAGCGGAAGGAGCGCCAGATGACCGTGAGCTTGAAACCGTCGAGTCAGGCTGGGACCTGCAATGTAACCCCGGAACGCGGGGAGTGGGTGACACAAGCTAAGTGTCGAAATGGCGACCCTGATGCACTTTTTGTGCGTGGTGCAGAGCAGCGTAAAGCTGCCGTAATTTGTCGTCATTGTCCGGTACTCAATGAATGTCGGGCTGATGCCTTGGATAACCGAGTTGAATTCGGAGTCTGGGGTGGACTGACTGAGCGCCAGCGCCGCGCACTTCTGCGTAAGAATCCACACATCACCAGCTGGGCCGACTATTTGGCCGAAGGTGGCGAGCTCGAAGGAATCTAATTCCTTCTCGCTCAACTGTCATCCACTTTCAATTTTACTACTAATTCCGTCGTGTAACTACGAAGCTGCCTTGCATCAGCAAATGGCTAACAAGAGCAGTTCGGGCTGATTGTTTAGCTTGTTTCCTGGCGGAATTTGTCATGCTTGGGCTGCTGCGTGGGTGATTTATCGAGGCAATATCCCCCGAGATCCACCTGACCAGCGCGCCCTTATGGACTTTTGTTTAAGATGGGTCGCATGAAGAAATGGGAATACGCAACCGCACCTGTCCTTACTCACGCCACCAAGCAGATTCTTGACTCTTGGGGCGAAGACGGCTGGGAGCTGGTCAGCATCACACCAGGTATGAACCCTGAAAACGTTGTTGCTTACTTCAAGCGAGAGGTGGAATAAAACATGTCAATCAAGGCTCGTCTCGAAGAACTTGGATACACCCTGCCGGCAGTGGCTAAGCCACTAGCTTCCTACGTTCCAGCAACTGTTGTTGGAAACCAGGTCTGGACCTCCGGCCAGCTTCCACTGGTTGAGGGCACATTGCCTGCAACAGGCAAGGTCGGCGCAGAAGTAACTTCCGAAAAGGCACAAGAACTAGCGCGTACCTGCATCCTCAACGGTCTCGCAGCCATTGACGCTGAGGTTGGACTGGACAACATCACCCGCGTCATCAAGGTTGTCGGCTTTGTGTCATCCGCTCCTGATTTCACTGGCCAGCCAGCTGTCATCAATGGCGCATCCGATTTCATCGGTGAAGTATTCGGTGAGGCCGGTGCTCACGCTCGTTCCGCAGTCGGCGTTGCCGTGCTGCCGAATAATGCACCAGTTGAAGTAGAACTCATCGTGGAATTCGCAAAGTAATAGGCTAGGCTGACATTTATGGAGCATCCTGCATACAGTCAACTGCGTCCCGTTACGCAGCACGCCGGTGTTGTGTTGTGTGATAACCCCAGCTACACAGCACTTGAAGGTACTAACACGTGGGTCATCAAAGGCGATGAAGATGGTGCCGCGATTGTTGTTGACCCGGGGCCAGATGATGAAGGTCATCTCAACGTAGTCACCGCAAAATCAGGCGGCGAAGTTGCGCTGATCTTGCTTACCCACCGTCATGATGACCACGCTGCAGGTGCACACCGTTTACGTCAGCTCACCGGTGCGCCAATTCGTGCATTCGACCCAAGCTACTGCAGCAAGGATGCGGAGCCGTTGGTTGATGGGGAGATCATTTCTCTCGACGGCATCAGCCCCACTCTCGAGGTCGCACACACTCCTGGTCATACCAGTGACTCCGTCAGTTTCCTCATCTGGGCTAGTCAGCCTCAAGAATCAGAGCTAGAAGGCATTGTCAGCGGTGACACCATCGCTGGACGCCACACCACGTTGCTCTCTGAAACTGATGGTGACCTTGAGGCTTACCTGAAGTCTTTGGACATGCTGGAAGAACGCGGCAAGAACGTGCCTTTGCTCCCCGGCCACGGACCGGATTTGCCGGACGTATCTGAAGTGGCACGCAAGTATATTGACCGCCGTCACCTGCGTCTGGATCAGATTCGGAAACTGTGGGCTGAGCACGGCAAAGACATTGAACTCAAAGTCATGATTGATGAGATGTATGACGATGTAGATCCAGTTCTACGCCACGCTGCTGAGCAGTCCACCCGCACTGCGCTGAAGTACTTGGAAGCACACCCGGATCAAGCCTAAAGGGCTTTCGCTCGAAACTTTTTTAAAGACCTAGTGAGTAATCAGTAGGTCTTTTCCTATTGGATTCCTTTTAGATGCTGGTGTGTGAAAACGACGCCCGCCATAGAGAAAGCGAATGCTCAACTCTACGGCGGGCGTATCTATGCAGTTTTAAATGCTATAGATTTTCTAGCAGGTATAACTAGCGGGCACGCTTTGCCAGGTGCTCGGTATCAACGATGACAACGGACTTGCCTTCCAAGCGAATCCAGCCACGGTGTGCGAACGTAGCCAAAGCCTTGTTCACGGTCTCACGGGAAGCACCGACCAGCTGGGCAATTTCTTCCTGAGTCAGGTCGTGGTTCACGCGCAGTGAGCCACCTTCCTGGACACCGAAGCGGTTTGCCAACTGCAGCAAGGTCTTTGCCACACGGCCAGGAACGTCAGTGAAGATGAGGTCCGCGAGGGACGCGTTGGTGCGACGCAGGCGGCGAGCCAGAACGCGAAGCAGCTGCTGCGCAATAGCAGGGTGGTCAGAGACCCACTGCTTGAGCATCTCCGAGTTCATGGTGGCTGCCTGAACCTCAGTCACGCACACTGCGGAGGAGGTACGTGGGCCTGGGTCGAAGATGGACAACTCACCGAACATGTCTGATGGACCCATGATGGTCAACAGGTTCTCACGTCCGTCAGCAGCGTGGCGTGCCAGCTTAATTTTGCCGGCGGTGATGATGTACAGGCGGTCGCCTGGCTCACCTTCTTCAAAGATGGTGGTGCCGCGTGGGAAACGAACAGTCTCCATCTGCTCAATCAAATTATTGACAGCTACCGGGTCGACACCCTGGAAAATGCCAGCGCGCGATAAAATTTCCTGTACGCCTTCCACGTGCGTCTCCTTTACTTTTAACGCCTAAAAATCTATAACACTCCACATCTTACAGTGGAATTAGTCACTATTGTGCAATTCCCCCCAATCAATCACGAAACTCCCGTTGAGGGAATCGTTGGGGTGGTTAGTGGAATGCCTAGCTATCAAGCACCTGTGTTTCGAGTTTCTCCATTAGGATGGCAAACAGCGCTAACCCGACGGGGACGAGTACTACTAAAACGATCATGTCCTAGAGTCTAACTAACGAGGAATCGATTAAGTTCCCAAACCTCAAGAATTCTCAAGAATACTTCATCGCGGCAAGGAGATTAGCCATGGGTATCGCTGAACGCGCGCAGCACATCAACGAAGTCTTAGCCGATGAATACCCTGATGCCCACTGCGAATTGAACTTCACCAACGCTCTAGAGCTCACCGTGGCCACGCTGCTCTCAGCACAAACCACTGATGTGCGGGTCAATCAAGTAACTCCAGAACTCTTTGCCGCTTATCCCACCGTGATGGATTATGCCACGGCGAATGAGCAAGACATCCAAGAAATCATCCGCACCTTAGGGCTCGCTCCATCCAAAGCCAAGCGCCTAGTGGGCGTGGGGCAAAAGCTCGTTGGGGATTTCAATGGGGAAGTGCCAACCAGCATTGAAGACCTCAGTTCTTTGCCCGGCGTTGGTCGAAAAACTGCGCTGGTAGTGCGCGGCAATGCTTTTGGCTTGCCGGGGCTGGCTGTAGATACCCACGTGAAACGGGTATCTTCCCGCCTTGGTCTGGCGCACGGAACCACTGAGCTCAAGATTGAAAAGGAACTGTGCGCGCTGCTTCCCGAAAAAGAGTGGACCATGTTCTCACATCGGCTGATTTTTCATGGCCGTCGCTGCTGCACTGCGAAGAAGCCGGCTTGTGGTGCGTGCCCCGTGCGCAAGGATTGTCCATTTCCTGCTGGAATGGTTGAAAGTTAAACTGATAAAGAACAAAAATTCCCCCAGTGGTTTATTGCCCAGATATTTAATACCTGTCTGATTAAGGGTTTCGTGGTGAAAAAGAGCGTTGTCCTGTCCGTGGTGGTCGCAATTGTGCTGACCATCGGCGTCATCTTCGCCGCCATGTCCATTCTCAACTCTGATTCCGGCTCAACTCCTGAAGACGTTAACGCCGAGGGCACGGTAGCCGAGGAGACAGCAGCTACAGAGGCTTCTGGTCAGGCCGAGGTGGGCGAGGAGACACGGTCAAGCAACTCTGCACCCGACAACATGCCGCAACGACCTGACTGCCCTGCTGAACCTGTAGCGGGGGTAGAACTACCGTGTCTCGGCGGCGATATGGGTGATGCGAAAGCTACCGACGAAGGCATTTCGATAGTCAACATCTGGGCCTGGTGGTGCGAACCTTGCCGCGAAGAACTTCCCTACCTGGAGCAAGTAGCCGAATCCCATCCCGAATGGAACGTCGTGGGCGTGCACGCCGACCGCAATGCGGGCAATGGCGCAGCTTTCCTCAACGACCTTGGCGTGGACCTGCCCAGCTACCAAGATGACTCCAACCTTTTCGCCGGAACACTCGCACTGCCTGGGGTTATCCCCATTACCCTGTTGGTGGTCGACGGGGAAGTGCAAGAGCGATTTATTAGGCCGTTTACCTCGGCCGAAGAGATAGAGACTTCTGTCACTGAAGCCTTGGGCTAAATAGCTAGGATGGGGAGCATGGCAGATAAGTTCCCCGATGCTGACTCGCCCGGCACTAATACTGAATTGCGTCCTGATTATGCGCCCGAATGGCTCCGTCCTGCACTCGATGTCACCGGTGAAGACGTTGTTGATGTCATTGGTGAGCGCACCCGAGTAGATGTTTTGTCTTCCCCTCGTTCCGCTGCCGTCTTGATGTTGCTGGGTGGAACCAGCAAGGAGGACGCCACAGTACTGTTGACCCACCGTTCCCCGCACCTGCGCTCACATTCTGGCCAAATTGCCTTTCCCGGCGGCAAAATTGACCCACCCGATGTCAACGTCGTGGATGCCGCGTTGCGCGAGGCATGGGAAGAAACCGGTCTTGACCGCACCACCGTTAACCCGTTAGCGCACTGGGGTGAAACCTTTGTGCCCGTGCGCGGCAACCGTATTAATGCGGTCTTGGCGCACTGGAGCACGCCTTCGCCGGTGGGCGTTGTGAACCAGGAAGAAGCCGATGACGTGTTTGTACTTCCGGTGTCCGAACTGCTGGATCCAGAAAACCGGCTGATGCTGGCGTGGGACAAGTGGACTTCTCCCAGCTTTCGCATCAATGACTACATCATCTGGGGATTTACCGCCGCAGCGCTGACAACATTGTTTAATAAAACCGGCTGGGAACGTGAATGGGACCAGGATAAACACTTTGATTTGCATGAGACCATCGCGGCCTCACGTAATAATGAACGTCGGGTCTAGTAAAGTCCCTTAGGTTAAGCATTCAACGCTAAAGGGAGAAGTTGTGGACCCATCGTGGATAGTTGACGGACTCATCATCGTGTCCGTCATAGCAGCGATGGGAATTGGCTGGCGCCAAGGCGGGTTCGCATCACTTTTGGCAGTCATCGGTATTGTTGCTGGTCTGGTTGTTGGCCTTGGCGTGGCACCCGTGGTGCTGAACGTGACGGACCAGGTTGCTATTCGCTTCTTGTTGGCGATTGGCATGCTGATTTTGTTAGTTGGCCTGGGCCAACTCATGGGCTCTGCACTAGGCCATGCCATACGTGACCGGATGAAAACCAAGTCCGCGCAACGCGTGGACTCCACCTTCGGCGCGATATTGATGTCCGTCTTCACCATCATT
This region of Corynebacterium casei LMG S-19264 genomic DNA includes:
- a CDS encoding metallophosphoesterase, translating into MKKIVPLLLTPAIAGLATLAWGYSELTKFELKEVTVPLLKPGTLRGEKDFKLLHISDLHMIPGQEKKIEWVSALDALEPDLVVNTGDNLSDVAGVPDVLRALGPLLKRPGLFVFGTNDYWAPRPVNPFKYLWGAKREPSYVDLPWRGMRAAFMEHGWRDANQATHEFQVGNVRLAAAGVDDPHHDLDDYADVAGAPNPDADLALALLHSPEPRVLEKFAADGYQLSLSGHTHGGQICLPGSHALVTNSGIDRKRVQGMHDFGPMKMHVSNGLGTSKFAPVRIFCRPSATLLRITEVAE
- a CDS encoding GatB/YqeY domain-containing protein; the protein is MSQLKETIRADLKTSMKAKEKERTGAIRALLAAIQAEETTGARHEITDEDVLKVIAREIKKRRESAQMYSDNGRPELAEAELSEVPYFEAYQPAQLDDAEVDKLVDDAIAEVGADSMAQMGQVMKIASEKAAGAVDGKRLSDAVKGKLSS
- a CDS encoding transglycosylase domain-containing protein; amino-acid sequence: MKALGRISLATIIIGLLIAVALAPLASLSGVAIAKTTDAMESDIEELEAGNTPGVTTIRDSNGGNMAYLFNQRRHPVEPDQISQTMKDAIVSIEDHRFYEHEGVDFQGNFRALATNLLAGGVSQGASTLNQQYVKNYLLLVDAESDEERQAATEQSITRKLREIRMAAEIDRTLEKDEILANYLNLVPFGNHAYGIEAAARTYFGVNANELTLPQSAMLAGMVQSSEYLNPYTNTEEVLKRRATVLQSMVSNGYISQAEADEANADSLGVLESPSTLPNGCIGAGDRGFFCDYVLEYLEERGVSTDELARGGYTINTTLNPVIQDRAKESINAQTSFDAAGVASVVNVIRPSETSRDVLAMVSSRTYGLNLDQNETLLPQPYSMVGNGAGSIFKVFTAAAAVEAGYGIKNMLDVPTRYDAEGLGHGGAENCPANRYCVENAGTYQARMTFEDALAHSPNTTFIQLEEQVGIEATVDMAVKLGLRTYDDEGTYNDEYSLAEFAKAAPMGSFTLGPTAVNPLELSNVGATLASHGTWCEPNPVTGITDRNGHEVYVESTPCEQVMDSDAADALTNAMTADAGHGTAAAAANQMGWNGEIAAKTGTTESNQSAAFLGFNSGLSAAPYIYNDGTTTTPLCTSPVRQCGDGSLFGGTEPARSFFGMATQLQTATEGTIPDYDRAYDDGKSSELMDSLRGRSEGDARRILEDEGYKVRVISVPDTQRSGTVVRALTGTDGLSDGAEITLQVSDGSGYAAPASNNSGDGSDSDDDDDDSGSNSRGNGGGNGGNSNPPPLISQDDIDNFTNELRRTFGFN
- a CDS encoding WhiB family transcriptional regulator, whose translation is MTVSLKPSSQAGTCNVTPERGEWVTQAKCRNGDPDALFVRGAEQRKAAVICRHCPVLNECRADALDNRVEFGVWGGLTERQRRALLRKNPHITSWADYLAEGGELEGI
- a CDS encoding DUF4177 domain-containing protein, which produces MKKWEYATAPVLTHATKQILDSWGEDGWELVSITPGMNPENVVAYFKREVE
- a CDS encoding RidA family protein, with product MSIKARLEELGYTLPAVAKPLASYVPATVVGNQVWTSGQLPLVEGTLPATGKVGAEVTSEKAQELARTCILNGLAAIDAEVGLDNITRVIKVVGFVSSAPDFTGQPAVINGASDFIGEVFGEAGAHARSAVGVAVLPNNAPVEVELIVEFAK
- a CDS encoding MBL fold metallo-hydrolase; this encodes MEHPAYSQLRPVTQHAGVVLCDNPSYTALEGTNTWVIKGDEDGAAIVVDPGPDDEGHLNVVTAKSGGEVALILLTHRHDDHAAGAHRLRQLTGAPIRAFDPSYCSKDAEPLVDGEIISLDGISPTLEVAHTPGHTSDSVSFLIWASQPQESELEGIVSGDTIAGRHTTLLSETDGDLEAYLKSLDMLEERGKNVPLLPGHGPDLPDVSEVARKYIDRRHLRLDQIRKLWAEHGKDIELKVMIDEMYDDVDPVLRHAAEQSTRTALKYLEAHPDQA
- the glxR gene encoding CRP-like cAMP-activated global transcriptional regulator GlxR encodes the protein MEGVQEILSRAGIFQGVDPVAVNNLIEQMETVRFPRGTTIFEEGEPGDRLYIITAGKIKLARHAADGRENLLTIMGPSDMFGELSIFDPGPRTSSAVCVTEVQAATMNSEMLKQWVSDHPAIAQQLLRVLARRLRRTNASLADLIFTDVPGRVAKTLLQLANRFGVQEGGSLRVNHDLTQEEIAQLVGASRETVNKALATFAHRGWIRLEGKSVVIVDTEHLAKRAR
- the nth gene encoding endonuclease III; this encodes MGIAERAQHINEVLADEYPDAHCELNFTNALELTVATLLSAQTTDVRVNQVTPELFAAYPTVMDYATANEQDIQEIIRTLGLAPSKAKRLVGVGQKLVGDFNGEVPTSIEDLSSLPGVGRKTALVVRGNAFGLPGLAVDTHVKRVSSRLGLAHGTTELKIEKELCALLPEKEWTMFSHRLIFHGRRCCTAKKPACGACPVRKDCPFPAGMVES
- a CDS encoding TlpA family protein disulfide reductase; protein product: MKKSVVLSVVVAIVLTIGVIFAAMSILNSDSGSTPEDVNAEGTVAEETAATEASGQAEVGEETRSSNSAPDNMPQRPDCPAEPVAGVELPCLGGDMGDAKATDEGISIVNIWAWWCEPCREELPYLEQVAESHPEWNVVGVHADRNAGNGAAFLNDLGVDLPSYQDDSNLFAGTLALPGVIPITLLVVDGEVQERFIRPFTSAEEIETSVTEALG
- a CDS encoding NUDIX hydrolase translates to MADKFPDADSPGTNTELRPDYAPEWLRPALDVTGEDVVDVIGERTRVDVLSSPRSAAVLMLLGGTSKEDATVLLTHRSPHLRSHSGQIAFPGGKIDPPDVNVVDAALREAWEETGLDRTTVNPLAHWGETFVPVRGNRINAVLAHWSTPSPVGVVNQEEADDVFVLPVSELLDPENRLMLAWDKWTSPSFRINDYIIWGFTAAALTTLFNKTGWEREWDQDKHFDLHETIAASRNNERRV